In Actinomadura citrea, a single window of DNA contains:
- a CDS encoding patatin-like phospholipase family protein, with the protein MEREPRTAFVLGGGGVLGAHEVGMLRALRETGVRPDLVVGTSIGALNGVFVAAGPDAAVERLTSLWSDESVRDVFGSPVLARLWRLARSGTHLHSGEPLRRMLDELLPVPSFEDLEVPFQCVAAGIETAMAHWFTEGPLIPAVLASSAAPGLLPPVRVGERHFYDGGLVHSIPVSRAVMLGATDIYVLHVGRIERALAPPRRPWEVGLVAFEIARRHRFFEEMANLPEGLNVHVLPAGARTQKAGVDLTQVRYRNASGIQGHIERAYQASLKYLKERA; encoded by the coding sequence GTGGAACGGGAGCCGCGGACGGCGTTCGTCCTCGGGGGCGGAGGCGTGCTCGGCGCGCACGAGGTCGGCATGCTCCGGGCGCTGCGGGAGACCGGCGTCCGTCCCGACCTCGTCGTCGGGACCTCGATCGGCGCGCTCAACGGCGTGTTCGTCGCGGCCGGGCCGGACGCGGCCGTCGAGCGGCTCACCAGCCTGTGGTCGGACGAGTCCGTCCGCGACGTGTTCGGCTCGCCCGTCCTCGCCCGGCTGTGGAGGCTCGCCCGGTCCGGCACGCACCTGCACTCGGGCGAGCCGCTGCGCCGCATGCTGGACGAGCTGCTCCCCGTCCCGTCGTTCGAGGACCTGGAGGTCCCGTTCCAGTGCGTCGCCGCCGGCATCGAGACGGCGATGGCGCACTGGTTCACCGAGGGCCCGCTGATCCCGGCGGTGCTCGCCTCGTCGGCCGCGCCGGGGCTGCTGCCGCCGGTCCGGGTGGGGGAGCGGCACTTCTACGACGGCGGCCTCGTGCACAGCATCCCGGTCAGCCGGGCCGTGATGCTCGGCGCCACCGACATCTACGTCCTGCACGTCGGCCGGATCGAGCGCGCCCTCGCCCCCCCGCGCCGGCCCTGGGAGGTCGGCCTCGTCGCCTTCGAGATCGCGCGCCGGCACCGCTTCTTCGAGGAGATGGCGAACCTCCCGGAGGGCCTGAACGTCCACGTCCTGCCCGCCGGGGCCAGGACGCAGAAGGCAGGAGTCGACCTCACCCAGGTCCGCTACAGGAACGCGTCCGGAATCCAGGGTCACATCGAGCGCGCCTATCAGGCATCTTTGAAATACCTCAAAGAGCGAGCGTGA
- a CDS encoding 1-acyl-sn-glycerol-3-phosphate acyltransferase — protein sequence MLPPRFVRRLVCTPLLFVLTLLVVVLFPVGYVVTSLAGRERKRALRLLWFTLTWGTRETAAVLECLWLWLRRRTHDDRHYDIIRRYVGALYASAERRLGLRVEVDGTWDGSGGDRPLIVLSRHAGPGDALLIVHHLLTEYRRRPRVVMKALLQLDPCIDIAANRVPNVFVTPGGAAGAVGRLAEGLGPGEALLIFPEGGNFSPERRRRAIRRLARMRRADEATRAAAMRNVMPPRPGGVLAVLDSAPSADVVFVAHCGLDHMATAGDIWRRVPLTGPVRARWWRVPAEDIPGDRDARVSWLYENWERADAWISTQRVPAPK from the coding sequence ATGCTGCCACCCCGTTTCGTGCGCCGCCTGGTGTGCACGCCACTGCTGTTCGTCCTGACCCTTCTGGTCGTGGTGCTCTTCCCGGTCGGCTACGTGGTGACGTCCCTGGCCGGACGCGAGCGAAAGCGGGCCCTGCGCCTGCTCTGGTTCACCCTCACGTGGGGGACGCGGGAGACGGCGGCCGTCCTGGAATGCCTCTGGCTGTGGCTCCGGCGCCGCACCCACGACGACCGGCACTACGACATCATCCGCCGCTACGTCGGCGCCCTCTACGCGTCCGCGGAGCGCCGGCTCGGCCTGCGCGTCGAGGTGGACGGCACCTGGGACGGCTCCGGCGGCGACCGTCCCCTGATCGTGCTCAGCCGGCACGCCGGGCCGGGCGACGCGCTGCTGATCGTCCACCACCTGCTGACCGAGTACCGGCGCCGCCCCCGGGTGGTCATGAAGGCGCTGCTCCAGCTCGACCCCTGCATCGACATCGCCGCCAACCGGGTGCCGAACGTGTTCGTCACCCCGGGCGGCGCCGCCGGCGCCGTCGGCCGGCTCGCCGAGGGACTCGGCCCCGGCGAGGCGCTGCTGATCTTCCCCGAGGGCGGCAACTTCTCCCCGGAGCGCCGCCGCCGCGCGATCCGCCGGCTGGCCCGGATGCGCCGCGCGGACGAGGCGACCCGCGCCGCCGCCATGCGCAACGTGATGCCCCCGCGCCCCGGCGGCGTGCTGGCCGTGCTCGACTCCGCCCCGTCCGCCGACGTGGTGTTCGTCGCGCACTGCGGGCTGGACCACATGGCCACGGCCGGGGACATCTGGCGGCGCGTCCCGCTGACCGGGCCCGTCCGCGCCCGCTGGTGGCGCGTGCCCGCCGAGGACATTCCCGGCGACCGCGACGCCCGCGTCAGCTGGCTCTACGAGAACTGGGAGCGCGCGGACGCGTGGATCAGCACGCAGCGGGTGCCCGCGCCGAAGTGA
- a CDS encoding RNA-binding S4 domain-containing protein: MGDEGSVRVDLWIWSVRLLKTRSMATTACRAGHVRVNDERAKPSTAVKPGDVVRLRHDGRERIVVVQKIVRKRVSAPAAQECLIDKSPPPPPREALIPIGRRERGAGRPTKRDRRELERVLDRYRVLNDPPKDD, from the coding sequence ATGGGCGATGAGGGGTCCGTGCGGGTCGATCTGTGGATCTGGTCCGTGCGGCTGCTGAAGACCCGCTCGATGGCGACGACCGCGTGCCGGGCGGGCCACGTCCGCGTGAACGACGAGCGCGCCAAGCCGTCCACCGCGGTCAAGCCGGGGGACGTCGTCCGGCTCCGCCATGACGGGCGGGAGCGGATCGTCGTGGTGCAGAAGATCGTCCGCAAGCGGGTCTCCGCGCCCGCCGCCCAGGAGTGCCTGATCGACAAGAGCCCGCCCCCGCCGCCGCGCGAGGCGCTCATCCCGATCGGCCGCCGCGAGCGCGGCGCGGGCCGTCCCACCAAGCGCGACCGCCGCGAGCTCGAACGCGTCCTGGACCGCTACCGCGTCCTGAACGACCCGCCGAAGGACGACTAG